The following are encoded together in the Pseudodesulfovibrio indicus genome:
- a CDS encoding DVU_1555 family C-GCAxxG-C-C protein, producing the protein MLDDNGLRVMELGGKGYCCSQMMVIMALDEMGREDPDLVRAAGGLCNGLGDCSGPCGVLTGSVLALGLYAAKGTDDEEPDDSLPLMLESMRDWFVARTLEYGGTACGDILDGGCGAPHPERCGGLVADANAKVREILVENGLDPAQGRDLS; encoded by the coding sequence ATGCTGGACGACAACGGACTCCGGGTCATGGAACTGGGCGGAAAGGGCTATTGTTGCAGCCAGATGATGGTCATCATGGCCCTGGACGAGATGGGCCGCGAGGACCCGGACCTGGTCCGCGCGGCGGGCGGACTGTGCAACGGGCTGGGCGATTGCTCCGGGCCGTGCGGGGTGTTGACCGGCTCGGTCCTGGCGCTTGGCCTGTACGCGGCCAAGGGCACGGACGACGAGGAGCCGGACGACTCCCTGCCGTTGATGCTCGAATCCATGCGCGACTGGTTCGTGGCGCGCACCCTCGAATACGGCGGCACGGCCTGCGGCGACATCCTGGACGGCGGCTGCGGCGCGCCCCACCCGGAGCGGTGCGGGGGGCTGGTGGCCGACGCCAACGCCAAGGTCCGCGAAATCCTGGTCGAGAACGGGCTGGACCCGGCACAGGGACGCGACCTGTCGTGA